The nucleotide window TTAAATAATTAGCTATGTATTTCATAGTGTTTTTACCATAAAGATCATCACTATTTAATACGATGAAAGGTTCTTTAACAAATTCTTTTGCTGATAATAAAGCATGAGATGTTCCAAATGGTTTTTCCCTATAATCTGGTGTTTCTTGTATACAATATTCAACTGAATTTTCTAAGAAATTATCTTTGTAAACTTCTTTTAATGATTCCAATGTTTGAGGACTGGCAATTATCACAAATTTATTAAAACCTGCTTGTTTGGCTTGCTGCATTGATAAACCCATTAGTGTTTCATTATTTGGGCCTATTTGTATTAGGGCTTTAATTCTGCCACCAAATCTAGAAGCACGTCCTGCTGCCATATAAACCGCTGTTAAATTCATAACAAATCAAAGAAATAAGCTATTTATATATTTAATGGATTAAATCTCTTTTAATTTTTTAAAAACAAAAGTCTGAAGTTTTTTAGGCCATTCTTTTTTAATCTCTTTCTTATACTTCTCAACAGAATCAACAACATCCTGCCTAATGTTTTTATCTCCCTCTATTAGCCTAACTAATTCTTCTTTTGCGAATCTTGGAACGTGTTTAACATTCCACATCATTAATTTAAGTTCATGTAATTCCTCTTCTTCTTTAGTTAATTTTTTCTTCTGCTCATTTTCCCAAAGCTCATTATAATCAACATCTTTATCCATTATTTGGTTTTCTATCTGATTCTTATCAATATCTTTTTTAAGAGATAACTTTACTAAAACTTGATTATGCATTCTTCTTAAGAATTCTATTTTGTCCTCTATTTTCATTATATCTGTATAACCCTGAGCTATTAAACCAAATGCAAAAGGAGAAGGAACTAGTGTTGAAATTTCTTCTATTCTTATTTTTTTTGCTTCAATCTCTTTTAAGATATATTTAGTATTGTTAATATCCATTAAATCTTCTAAAACCTCTCTTTTGGCTTCCTTTAAAATCGAAAAATTAGGATTTATCCTCTTTAAAGCGCTCATCAAAATCATAGAACTTACCTGTTGTCTGCCAACTCTTTTTACTCTTCCTTTATAGTTCCTCAAAATCATCAAAGAACGAGTTGCACAATGCCTGAATCTTCTTTTCAAAACCTCTGTTTTGTCTATTGCCATATCCATTATTTTATCTATGTCTTTTGATTTTATTAATTTAAAAGATTTCATCAACATAATTTTTTTAGGTGAAGTAACATAAAACCCATTATCATTAATTCCAATTTCGACATCTCTGTGTTGTGATCTAGAAATTGCAAATGCTACAGCTCTTGACAAACAATCATTAACTCTCCTGCCAAACAAAGTATGGAATACATAATATATCTGATCCCCATTATCATATTGTTCAATTAATATTTTTTTATCAGAAGGTATTTTAGCATAATTATACTGCTCAAAAAAATAATCATATATCGCTCTAGAACCATTCTTATCTACATACAAATATTCATCAATAAATTTCAAAAGATTGGTTTTTGAAATCTTTTTTGTAAATTTGCCATCCATAAGCCGTCTAAACTTTCCTATTGCCAGACTTAAATCAAAACTTAATGGTAAAGATTCAGAAAACCATCTTGGAACAGTAGGTGGTCTGCTAACAGAAGCACTTACCTGCGCAACCATTCCACGTGAAAATTTAAACATATAAACAGAGCCACCCAAAACAAAAATATCTCCTGGTTTAAGCTTTTCTAAAAAAGCCTCTTCAATTGTACCAATAACTTGGTCGCCTATCTTAACAAGAACAGCAGTATTATCAGGAATAGTACCTATATTAGTCATATAAATGACCCTACCCATCTTTCCTTTTCTTCCTATTTTTCCCTTATTTCTCCATATCTTAGCATAAATATATCTGTCTTCTAAATCAACAAACTCTCCTGCTAAATAAGATAAAATCTCATTAAAATCTTCTAAAGCCAAATCCTGATAACAATAGCTTTTTCTAATTGTTTTATACAATTCTTTTTCTTCCCATGTCTGTTCCAAAGCCATTCCATCAATCTGCTGAGCCAAAACATCTAAACAATTTCTAGGAATATGTATTCTGTCTATCTTTTTTTCAATCGCTTCTTTAAGCAAGACAGCACACTCTACTAAGTCATCCCTGTCCAAAACAATTATCCTTCCTTTTGTCTTTTCATGAAGCTTATGTCCAGACCTGCCAATTCTCTGCAAAGCTCTTGCAACAGATTTTGGAGAACCCAGACAAATAACCAAATCGATATAACCTATATCAATACCTAATTCAAGAGAAGTGGAACAAACAACACATTTTAATTTTCCATCACGTAAATTCTTCTCAATCTTTGTTCTGTGTTCTTTGCTTAATGAACCATGATGAGCGCCTATATTACTTTTAACACCAGTTTTATCTTCTTCTGTAATCTCTTCAGTATAATTTTTAGGAAATTTTTCTCTTAAATGATGGACAACTCTTTCGGTAGCAGCCCTAGTATTTGTAAAAACCAGCGTTGTTTTATGATCTTGTATAAGTTTATCCATCAAATCATACATCTTATGGTGCATTTCTTCATGTGAAGCATCTATCAATTTTGGAACAGGACTTAAAACCTTTAAATCCATTTTTTTGATAAATTGAACATCAATAATTTTACACGGTCTTTTAGGACCTACTAGAAATTTAGCTATCTCTCCTAAAGGGGCTACTGTAGCGCTTAACCCTACTCTTGCCATATGAGAAGCAATATGACTTAATCTCTCTAAACTTAGATTTAAATGAACTCCTCTTTTATTTTCTGCTAAAGCATGGATCTCATCAATAATACACCAATCTACATTCTTTAGATGATCTTTAAATTTAATAGAAGATAAAAGAATAGCAAGACTTTCAGGAGTTGTAATTAAAATATGGGGAGGATTCTTAAGCATAGCAGTACGTTCTTTTGTTGTTGTATCTCCTGTTCTAACTCCTATCCTAATACCTAACTTTTTCCCGGCAATTTTCTCTATCTCTTTTAAAGGCTCAATTAAATTTACAGAAATATCATTTGACAAAGCCTTTAATGGTGAAATATAGACAGCATATATCCTGTCCTCAAGAATTCCTTTTTCAGACGAATCTATAAGTTCATTAAGTATAGATAAAAAAGCTGTTAGAGTTTTACCACTTCCAGTAGGAGCTGAAACCAAAACATTTTGACGGGAGTGTACTTCCATCAAAGCGTATTTTTGAGGAACAGCAAATTCCTTAAATTTCCCTTTAAACCATTTTTTTACAAGAGGGTGTAAAATAGAAAAAAGCTCCTTATCACTATCTGGTTTAGTCTTGTATTCTATCATTTTATATTTATAGGTAAATATTAATCTTATTTAAAATAAACTTATTTTAGAATTTTTGTTTTTCTATGATTTTAAAAGGGTAACCACGAAGATCTTCTTTTCCTACCTCAGCATTCAATTCTTTTAAAATAGAATAAAGATATGCTTTTCCTTTTTTTGGATCTTCAAAATGATTTTTTGCTTCAAGCTCGATATATGAACCAAGGCTTTTTACCTCATCTACTGCTATCTCAACATCTTTAAACATCCACGTACTTCTAGATTTTTCTACTACCACTATTTTTTTGAAATTGAGGCTTAGCAATATTTTCTTCATTAATTCTATATTATCAAGCTTAATTTCAAATTCATCACAATAGTCTGTTCTTTCCACATTTTCTGGATAGAAGTGTTTATAGTTCAATAAATTCTCTTTATTTGTTTCCCGTAACCTAAGCCATTCATAAGGGTATTTAACATCAAGAAAATCCCTATGAATTGGTGTGAAATAAGTATCTTTTTGAAAAAGATCTTTTGAAATAGGTTTTGCATTAGTATTTAGGAAATTAATCACGTCTTTTGGATTCTTCAAAGGAAATCTTAATTCAATTTCAATATCTTTATTTTCCATGTTTTCTGAATAGTCTAATAGTTTATATCTTTTTCGAAATTTATGTTTTTGATAAATTCATTACTATATAGTAATTGTAGAACAAAGCTTTATATATTAGAAAATATCTAATAAATAAGATGAACAAAGTAAAAGAGATTTCATTAGCAGCAATAGTGGCAGGTTTAACAGTCGCAAGTCCACTAAACGCACAAGAATTAAAATTTGGAGAGTATAATGGTGGTCCAAACGGGGGGCTTAGATGGCATAATGGTAATGCATCACATTTTTGGGCATGTTTTTCGATATATGGGGTAGTAAAAGAAGGATCCCATTTAATATTTGGAGATGTAAATCAAGCAAGAATTCATGGTATTTATGCTACAGGTGCAGCAGCATTTGGAAAAGAAGCACTTGATTTATATTTAAAAAGAAAGGAGCCGAATTGGCCAGATTGGAATGGTGCGCTTAATGATTTGGCGTATGGTGCAGCAGGAGCAGGTGCTGCTTTTGTTGCTGATGAAGCTATGAACTATGCAGTTAAAGCTATTAAACAAGTATTTAAAAGAAATAAAAAAACAAATAAAGATCAAAATTATAGAGTAAACCTTGTACTCTCTCAAAACTTAGGAATAAATAGTTATAGGATTAATCTGAAAATAAATCTATGATTTCTTACTGGCCCTTTTCCTTTTCTCTTTTTTCATACGTTTTCTCTGCCATTTCCAACGCATTTGGCCTTTCTTTTTCCAACGGCTTGAACTTCTTTTCATTATACTATCTCAAGGAATAATACGCCCTTTTTAAGGTTTTCTATCCAAAACCTTAATAAATACCAAATATCTAACTTAAAATATGGACCAATTTAAAGAACATATCATTAAATTATTAAAAAAAGAGACAAAATTAAGTGATATCAACCTTGAAATACCTCCATCTTCAGAATTAGGAGATTATGCTTTTCCTTGTTTCGTACTATCGAAAAAATATAAAAAAAATCCAAATGAAGTAGCACAAGAACTAACTAAAAAAATAAAGCTGGATAAAACAATTAAAGAAGTAAAAGCAACAGGACCCTATCTTAATTTCTTTGTCAACAAAGAAAAATTATCAGAAGACGTTCTAAGAAAAATATCTAATGAAAAAGAAAAATATGGTATTCAACCAAAAACAAATAAAACAATCCTAGTTGAATATCCTGGTCCAAACACCAATAAACCATTACATTTAGGTCATGTAAGAAACATTTCTTTAGGTTATTCTCTATGTAATCTTCTCAAAGCAAACGGTCACAATGTAGTTGTAGTAAACATAAACAATGATAGAGGAATACAAATCTGTAAATCAATGTTAGCATATAAAAAATGGGGTAAAAATGATTCTCCTGAGACCCAAGAAAATAAAAAATTTTCTGGGCACCGAAAATCCAAAGGATTTTCTAGTGAATCAAAACTTAAGTCAGATCATTTTGTAGGAAAATACTATGTGATGTTTGCTAAAAAATCTAAAGAAAACCCGAAACTAGAGGACGAAGCAAAAGAATTATTAAAAAAATGGGAAAAAAGAGACAAAGAAACAATTGAATTATGGAAAAAAATGAACAAATGGGCTTTAGATGGGTTTAAAGAGACCTATAAAAAGTTTGATATTAAATTCCAAAAAGAATATTTCGAAAGCAGCACATACAAAAAAGGAAAAGAGATTATTTTGGATGGATTAAAAAAAAGGGTGTTTAAAAAAGATGAAGATGGCGCAGTATTTGTCGACTTAAACAAACAAGGGTATGGAAACAAAATTCTTTTAAGAGCAGATGGAACATCTGTATATATAACTCAGGATATCTATTTAGCAAAAGAAAGATATAAAGATTTTAAGTATGATAAATCAATCTATGTTGTTGCAACAGAACAAATCTATCACTTTAAAGTTTTATTTGAAACTCTAAAAATTCTAAAATTTCCTTTTGCAGATAAATGCTATCATTTTGCATATGGGATGGTGAATCTAACAACAGGTAAAATGAAATCAAGAGAAGGTAGTGTTGTTGATGCAGATGATTTAGTAAATGATATGATTAAATTGGCTCTAAAAGAAACAAAATCAAGAAATAAAGATATAGATGAGAAAGAGCTAAAAAAGAGAGCAGAAAAAATAGCAATGGGCGCAATAAGATTTTATATTCTAAAATATGATTCAACAAAAGATTTTACATTTAATCCAAAAGAATCAATATCATTTGAAGGAGAAACAGGACCATATTTACAGTACACATATGCCAGAATAAACTCAATACTAAAAAAATACAATAAAAAGATTGAAAATAAAGCTGATACCTCTCTGTTAAAAGAAAAAGAAGAACTAGAACTAATAACAACACTAAGCAATTTTAATGATGTTGTTAAAACAGCAGGAAAGAACTATAAAATACATACTATAACGAGGTATCTTCTGGACTTAGCTCAGGCATTTAACAACTTCTACCATACCTATCCTGTGCTTAAAGCAGATGAAGAACTAAAAAAAGCAAGATTATTATTGATTAGTTGTGTAAAACAAGTCATAAAAAATGGTTTAAATCTTTTAGGTATTGATGTCCTCAAAAGAATGTAATTCTTTTGGGACACAAAAAATCTTTGATTTTTTCATGTTCTAGAAAGAATGTGATTAATCAAGGGCTAATTCATATATTTTAAGAACATCTTCTTTCTTAAGTTTTAAAAAGTTTTCAATAGAACCTCCATCCACACATTTTTCTGCCATTTCTTCTAAATGTTTGTCGTCTATTTTTAATTCTTTTAAAGATGTTGGAAGTCCTATCTCTTTAAAGAAGTCTTTAGTGCTTTTAATTCCTTTTAGTATAATTTGCTCATCTGTGTCGTCTTTGATTCCCCAAACATTTTTTGCAAATTTTACAAATCTTTTTATGTCGTGCTTATAGACATGTTTCATCCATACAGGAAAAACCACTGCAAGACCAGCCCCATGTGCAACATCATAAAATGCGCTTAATTCATGCTCAATTTTATGTGATGCCCAATCCTCTTCTCTTCCAGTTCCAAGAAGACCATTATGTGCAACACAACCAGCCCACATAATTTCTGCACGATATTCATAATTATTTGGTTCTTTTAATACATTTCTGCAGTTTTTTATTATTGATTTTAAAGTTGCTTCACATAATTTATCAGTAAAATCAACATTTTTTGTATTTGTAAAATATCTTTCCATCACGTGTGCCATCATATCAGCAACACCACATGTAGTTTGAAAATTAGGTAGCGTCATTGTCAAATCAGGATTTAATATTGAAAATTTTGGTCTTAATATTTCACCTCCAATTCCTATTTTTCTACCTTCCTCTTCATTTGTAATCACAGTAGCACGGCTAGCTTCGCTTCCTGCAGCAGGAATTGTTAATATAACTCCCACTGGCAAAGCCTTCTCTATTTTAATTTGTTTTGAAAAAAAATCCCATACATCACCTTCATAATAAAATCCAAGAGCAATTGCTTTTGCAGAATCAATTACACTACCCCCTCCAACAGCCAGAATAAAATCTATATCGTTTTCACGACAAAGTTTGATTCCTTCTCTAACTAAACTTAATCTAGGATTTGGAACAACACCTGAAAGTTCTATATACTCTACTCCAGAATTTTTTAATGATTCAATTACTCTATCATACAATCCTGATTTTTTTATACTGCTTTTTCCATAATGGAGTAGAATTTTTTTGCTGTAATTTCTTGTTTCTTTCCCAACTAGATTTTCTGTATCCTTTCCAAAAATAATTTTGGTTTGGTTTTGATAAATAAAATTTTCCATATTACTACAAAACATAACTAATTTATAAGGTTTTTGTAACTTTTTTTGATAGTCAACAAAAACTTTATAAAGGCCATAAAATTCTTATAGCGTACTGAGGTTAACATAAGATTATCCTCGGGAGGAAATCTAAAAATGGCTGATTTTAAATTAACAATTGCAGATCCAAAAACAGGTAAGTGTGTTCAGCGTGAACTAAAATCTCCTGAAGCAAACATATTAATTGGTAAGAAAATAGGGGATAAAATAGAAGGAAAATCAATTGGTTTAGAAGATTATGAATTTGAATTAACAGGAGGTTCTGATTACTGTGGCTTTCCTATGAGAAGAGATGTACAAGGAGCAAATAGAAAAAGAATTCTAGCAGTAGAAGGCGTCGGAATAAAGAAAAAGGCAAAAGGAATTAAACAAAGAAAAACCGTTTGCGGTAACACAATTCAGGATAAAATTGTTCAAATCAATTTTAAAATATTAAAACAAGGCAAGGAAAACCTATTCCAGGCCAAAGGTGAAGAACCTAAAAAAGAAGAAAAGCCAAAGGAAGAAACAAAAGCAGAGAAAAAAGAAACGAAACCTGCTGAAGAAAAACCTAAAGAAGAGAAAAAGGCAGAAGTAAAAGAAGATAAGCCAAAAGAGGAGCCTAAAGAAAAACCAGAAGAAAAGAAATAAACATGGTTGAGAAAAAGACAAAAAAAAGCGAAAAAGCAATTCAACCAGAGATAACTATAGGATTCTGTGGTCATGTTGATCATGGAAAAACAACTTTATTAGAAAAGTTAAGTGGTAAATGGGCTGATACTCATTCTGAAGAAATAAAAAGAGGAATAACAATAAGGCTTGGTTATGCAGACACATCATTCTACAAATGTCCAAAATGCAAAGCTGCAAAATCATATGGAACAAAAGAAACATGTCAAAATTGTAAATCAAAAGGGAAATTATTAAGAAAAGTTAGTTTTGTCGACGCACCAGGTCATGAAAGTTTGATGGCTACTATGTTATCTGGAGCAGCTATAATGGATGGAGCTCTAGTTATGGTTGCAGCAAATGAAAAATGCCCTCAACCACAAACAAGAGAACACCTCATGGCCCTAGAAATAGTAGGCATAAAAGATATTGTTGTAGTCCAAAACAAAATTGATCTAGTAGATGAAAAACAAGCACTAGAAAACCATAAACAAATAAAAGAATTCCTTAAAACAACCCCATATAAAGATGCTCCAATAATACCTATATCTGCTCAACATAACGTCAATATAGATGTTTTAGTAGAAACAATAGAAAAAACACTAAAGACGCCTAAAAAAGACCTTAAATTAGATCCAATAATGTTTGTTGCAAGAAGTTTTGATATTAATAAACCCGGCACAATACCAAAAGACCTAATTGGAGGGGTATTTGGAGGCATATTAAAACAAGGAAAATTAAAAAAAGGAGACGAGATAGAAATAAGACCAGGATTAGAATTCACAGAGAAAAATCAAAAAGTATGGAAACCAATAAAAACAAAAATAACAGCCATAATGGCTGGGGGCGCACAAGTTGATGAGATTCAACCAGGAGGTTCTATGGGATTATTAACAACACTAGACCCTGGAATTGTTAAATCAGACTCTTTAGGAGGAACTATAATTGGCTTGCCTGGTAAACTACCAGATACCAAAGATCAGATTAAAATGGAAGTAAATCTCTTAAAAAGGGTTGTTGGTGCTAAACAAGAGTTAGATGTAGAACCAATAAAGCCAAATGAAACATTGATGTTAAATGTAAATTCATCTGCAACGGTCGGTGTTGTTACTAGTATATCGAAGAAAGATGTAAGTCTAAAATTAAAAAGACCAGTATGTGCTGAAATAGGTTCAAGAGTTACAATTTCGAGGCTTGTTGAACATAGATTTAGATTAATTGGTTTTGGCATAATAAAATAATTGTTTCTTATGACAAAAATAAAGTTTAAAGACCTAAGTTTTGAAGAAATGGATAATAAGATTAG belongs to Candidatus Woesearchaeota archaeon B3_Woes and includes:
- a CDS encoding ATP-dependent helicase (Hel112; monomeric form of the enzyme from Sulfolobus shows 3'-5' ATP-dependent helicase activity) produces the protein MIEYKTKPDSDKELFSILHPLVKKWFKGKFKEFAVPQKYALMEVHSRQNVLVSAPTGSGKTLTAFLSILNELIDSSEKGILEDRIYAVYISPLKALSNDISVNLIEPLKEIEKIAGKKLGIRIGVRTGDTTTKERTAMLKNPPHILITTPESLAILLSSIKFKDHLKNVDWCIIDEIHALAENKRGVHLNLSLERLSHIASHMARVGLSATVAPLGEIAKFLVGPKRPCKIIDVQFIKKMDLKVLSPVPKLIDASHEEMHHKMYDLMDKLIQDHKTTLVFTNTRAATERVVHHLREKFPKNYTEEITEEDKTGVKSNIGAHHGSLSKEHRTKIEKNLRDGKLKCVVCSTSLELGIDIGYIDLVICLGSPKSVARALQRIGRSGHKLHEKTKGRIIVLDRDDLVECAVLLKEAIEKKIDRIHIPRNCLDVLAQQIDGMALEQTWEEKELYKTIRKSYCYQDLALEDFNEILSYLAGEFVDLEDRYIYAKIWRNKGKIGRKGKMGRVIYMTNIGTIPDNTAVLVKIGDQVIGTIEEAFLEKLKPGDIFVLGGSVYMFKFSRGMVAQVSASVSRPPTVPRWFSESLPLSFDLSLAIGKFRRLMDGKFTKKISKTNLLKFIDEYLYVDKNGSRAIYDYFFEQYNYAKIPSDKKILIEQYDNGDQIYYVFHTLFGRRVNDCLSRAVAFAISRSQHRDVEIGINDNGFYVTSPKKIMLMKSFKLIKSKDIDKIMDMAIDKTEVLKRRFRHCATRSLMILRNYKGRVKRVGRQQVSSMILMSALKRINPNFSILKEAKREVLEDLMDINNTKYILKEIEAKKIRIEEISTLVPSPFAFGLIAQGYTDIMKIEDKIEFLRRMHNQVLVKLSLKKDIDKNQIENQIMDKDVDYNELWENEQKKKLTKEEEELHELKLMMWNVKHVPRFAKEELVRLIEGDKNIRQDVVDSVEKYKKEIKKEWPKKLQTFVFKKLKEI
- the argS gene encoding arginine--tRNA ligase — translated: MDQFKEHIIKLLKKETKLSDINLEIPPSSELGDYAFPCFVLSKKYKKNPNEVAQELTKKIKLDKTIKEVKATGPYLNFFVNKEKLSEDVLRKISNEKEKYGIQPKTNKTILVEYPGPNTNKPLHLGHVRNISLGYSLCNLLKANGHNVVVVNINNDRGIQICKSMLAYKKWGKNDSPETQENKKFSGHRKSKGFSSESKLKSDHFVGKYYVMFAKKSKENPKLEDEAKELLKKWEKRDKETIELWKKMNKWALDGFKETYKKFDIKFQKEYFESSTYKKGKEIILDGLKKRVFKKDEDGAVFVDLNKQGYGNKILLRADGTSVYITQDIYLAKERYKDFKYDKSIYVVATEQIYHFKVLFETLKILKFPFADKCYHFAYGMVNLTTGKMKSREGSVVDADDLVNDMIKLALKETKSRNKDIDEKELKKRAEKIAMGAIRFYILKYDSTKDFTFNPKESISFEGETGPYLQYTYARINSILKKYNKKIENKADTSLLKEKEELELITTLSNFNDVVKTAGKNYKIHTITRYLLDLAQAFNNFYHTYPVLKADEELKKARLLLISCVKQVIKNGLNLLGIDVLKRM
- a CDS encoding NADH-dependent alcohol dehydrogenase; protein product: MENFIYQNQTKIIFGKDTENLVGKETRNYSKKILLHYGKSSIKKSGLYDRVIESLKNSGVEYIELSGVVPNPRLSLVREGIKLCRENDIDFILAVGGGSVIDSAKAIALGFYYEGDVWDFFSKQIKIEKALPVGVILTIPAAGSEASRATVITNEEEGRKIGIGGEILRPKFSILNPDLTMTLPNFQTTCGVADMMAHVMERYFTNTKNVDFTDKLCEATLKSIIKNCRNVLKEPNNYEYRAEIMWAGCVAHNGLLGTGREEDWASHKIEHELSAFYDVAHGAGLAVVFPVWMKHVYKHDIKRFVKFAKNVWGIKDDTDEQIILKGIKSTKDFFKEIGLPTSLKELKIDDKHLEEMAEKCVDGGSIENFLKLKKEDVLKIYELALD
- a CDS encoding 30S ribosomal protein S6e, with translation MADFKLTIADPKTGKCVQRELKSPEANILIGKKIGDKIEGKSIGLEDYEFELTGGSDYCGFPMRRDVQGANRKRILAVEGVGIKKKAKGIKQRKTVCGNTIQDKIVQINFKILKQGKENLFQAKGEEPKKEEKPKEETKAEKKETKPAEEKPKEEKKAEVKEDKPKEEPKEKPEEKK
- a CDS encoding translation initiation factor IF-2 subunit gamma, yielding MVEKKTKKSEKAIQPEITIGFCGHVDHGKTTLLEKLSGKWADTHSEEIKRGITIRLGYADTSFYKCPKCKAAKSYGTKETCQNCKSKGKLLRKVSFVDAPGHESLMATMLSGAAIMDGALVMVAANEKCPQPQTREHLMALEIVGIKDIVVVQNKIDLVDEKQALENHKQIKEFLKTTPYKDAPIIPISAQHNVNIDVLVETIEKTLKTPKKDLKLDPIMFVARSFDINKPGTIPKDLIGGVFGGILKQGKLKKGDEIEIRPGLEFTEKNQKVWKPIKTKITAIMAGGAQVDEIQPGGSMGLLTTLDPGIVKSDSLGGTIIGLPGKLPDTKDQIKMEVNLLKRVVGAKQELDVEPIKPNETLMLNVNSSATVGVVTSISKKDVSLKLKRPVCAEIGSRVTISRLVEHRFRLIGFGIIK